The genome window TGGTTGGCTCGTCCAGGATCAGAAGCTTGGGCCCGTGGGCAATGGCCTGGGCCAGCTTGGTCAGCTGCTTCATTCCCAAAGAATAGGTCCCGATCTTACGATAGCGCGCCTCCCCCAATCCCACGCAGAAGAAGGCTTCGTGGGCGCGCTCCATGGCATCTTCGGGGGGAAGGCCAGAGATTTCCGCCATGTAGCGCACGAAATGCACGCCCGTCATGTTCGCTATGAAGGAATCATTCTCGGGCATGTAGCCGACCAGCGAGCGCAGTTGATCTGCACCCCTACGAATGTCGATGCCAAGCACGCGCGCCGTTCCAGAAATGGGTGGATAGAAGCCGAGCAGGGTGTTAATGAGCGTGGACTTGCCCGAGCCATTGGGTCCAAGCAGGCCGATAGAACGTCCGCGGAGGGCTCCACTCAGATTGTCGAGAATAGTTCTCCCCCCCAGCTGAACCTGGAGCCCTTCGAGTTCAATAGTTGCGCTCATCTCTTTCCCATCATTAAGGCTCAGGCCCCGCCAATGTTCCAGCTCGGTTTCGCTTCAGCAGCGAGGAAAGCACAAACGTGTTCAGGTCGAATCCAAAAAACCTGCTGGTACTGGCCAGCTGTATCTGATCCTTAACACCGTAGGCGCATATGACTGTTGGCCTGGAGTCGGCCGCCAATTGCTGCACTAGCACCTGTTGCTGCGGAGTGAGTTGCCCCAGCAGAGGCTGCAGGATCGGAGCCAGGTTCTGGTAGAAGAGAGCCGAGAAATTGTTGTGGCCGTCCTTCGGCAACAGGGCCCGGAAGGAGCCGGAG of Terriglobales bacterium contains these proteins:
- a CDS encoding ABC transporter ATP-binding protein, which gives rise to MSATIELEGLQVQLGGRTILDNLSGALRGRSIGLLGPNGSGKSTLINTLLGFYPPISGTARVLGIDIRRGADQLRSLVGYMPENDSFIANMTGVHFVRYMAEISGLPPEDAMERAHEAFFCVGLGEARYRKIGTYSLGMKQLTKLAQAIAHGPKLLILDEPTNGMDPPARKRMIELIREIRDASDICLLLSSHLLRDVDETCDEVLILRDGRVAALCNLEEERRANRKFLEMETIGANGNFTEALEKLGCECATFGRGRLKLVMPDNVEVRELYRIAAEQGVQIRRMNHRRDSLEDIFLNAMEQTGTVNGRI